From one Streptomyces sp. Q6 genomic stretch:
- a CDS encoding lipid-transfer protein, whose protein sequence is MGRRVLVAGVGMVPFAKPSAAKTYDDMGAGAVKAALDDAALPYAGIQQVYAGYVYGDSTCGQRVVYRFGQTRVPVLNVNNNCASGSSALWLARQAVESGAVECALAVGFEQMPPGALGAKWADRPTPLTDFAAALHDIYAVDPDLPMTPQYFAAAGVEYMEKYGMAPETFAKVSVKARTHAANNPYAVFRDPITLDDVLGSPRVAGPLTRLQCCPPTCGAAAAIVCSEEFARAHGLNPKVAIAAQTLQSDAEGLFDRRSAMSLVGSDVTRAAATEVYEKAGVDPRDIKVVELHDCFTVNEVLTYEGLGLCEEGGAEKFILDGDHTYGGRVVTNPSGGLLSKGHPLGATGLAQTAEITWQLRGEAGARQVENVTLGLQHNLGLGTAGVVTLFEKVS, encoded by the coding sequence ATGGGCCGCAGAGTGCTGGTGGCGGGCGTCGGCATGGTGCCGTTCGCCAAGCCCAGTGCCGCCAAGACGTACGACGACATGGGGGCAGGGGCCGTCAAGGCGGCCCTCGACGACGCCGCCCTGCCGTACGCCGGGATCCAACAGGTGTACGCCGGCTATGTGTATGGCGATTCGACCTGTGGGCAGCGCGTGGTCTACCGGTTCGGGCAGACCCGGGTCCCGGTGCTGAACGTCAACAACAACTGCGCCTCGGGCTCCTCCGCGCTGTGGCTCGCCCGCCAGGCGGTCGAGAGCGGCGCCGTGGAGTGCGCGCTCGCGGTCGGCTTCGAGCAGATGCCGCCGGGCGCGCTGGGCGCCAAGTGGGCCGACCGCCCGACCCCGTTGACCGACTTCGCCGCCGCCCTCCACGACATCTACGCCGTCGATCCCGACCTGCCGATGACCCCGCAGTACTTCGCCGCCGCCGGTGTCGAGTACATGGAGAAGTACGGCATGGCACCGGAGACCTTCGCGAAGGTGTCGGTGAAGGCGCGCACGCACGCGGCGAACAACCCGTACGCGGTCTTCCGCGACCCGATCACCCTCGACGACGTGCTCGGCTCGCCGAGGGTCGCCGGTCCGCTGACCCGGTTGCAGTGCTGCCCACCCACCTGCGGCGCCGCCGCGGCGATCGTCTGCTCGGAGGAGTTCGCCCGCGCCCACGGCCTGAACCCCAAGGTCGCCATCGCCGCCCAGACCCTCCAGTCGGACGCGGAGGGACTCTTCGACCGGCGCAGCGCGATGTCGCTGGTCGGTTCGGACGTGACCCGGGCGGCGGCGACGGAGGTCTACGAGAAGGCCGGCGTCGACCCGCGCGACATCAAGGTCGTCGAACTGCACGACTGCTTCACCGTCAACGAGGTCCTCACCTACGAGGGCCTGGGCCTGTGCGAGGAGGGCGGCGCCGAGAAGTTCATCCTCGACGGCGACCACACGTACGGCGGGCGCGTCGTCACCAATCCCTCGGGCGGGCTGCTCTCCAAGGGCCATCCGCTCGGCGCCACCGGCCTCGCGCAGACCGCCGAGATCACCTGGCAGCTGCGCGGCGAGGCCGGTGCCCGTCAGGTCGAGAACGTCACCCTCGGCCTCCAGCACAACCTCGGCCTCGGCACCGCCGGCGTCGTCACCCTCTTCGAGAAGGTCTCCTGA
- a CDS encoding cytochrome P450: MADTPAAPAFPMERAARCPFDPPPPLLDLQAAAPVTRVRIWDGSEPWLVTRHEDIRAVLSHPAISSDTDNPAYPHQSAAIQARRKRAKSFFTSDGPVEHDEPRRVLARDFTARRMQALRDHIQEITDQLIDSMLAGPNPVDLVEAFALPVPSLMICELLGVPFSAQDDFHHLTKAFVDRASTPQDTVAATDRLLDLLGGLLDEKVTDPADDLLSRLAQEQLKTGVRTRDELAKMALLLLTAGHETSANMIALGTAALLSHPDQLEKVRTHADDPALIASTVEELLRYLTVVHSGLRRVAGEDMEIGGQLIRKGEGIVCAIDTGNRDPRAFETGTTLPADDLDVTRPARHHLAFSFGVHQCLGQQLARVELQVVFSTLFRRIPTLALAQPLGDIDFKNDMSIYGAHSLLVTW, translated from the coding sequence ATGGCCGATACCCCCGCAGCCCCCGCGTTCCCGATGGAACGAGCGGCCCGCTGCCCCTTCGACCCCCCGCCCCCGCTCCTCGACCTGCAGGCCGCCGCGCCGGTCACCCGGGTCCGTATCTGGGACGGCAGCGAGCCCTGGCTGGTCACCCGGCACGAGGACATCCGTGCCGTGCTCAGCCACCCGGCGATCAGCTCGGACACGGACAACCCGGCCTACCCGCACCAGTCCGCGGCGATCCAGGCCCGCAGGAAGCGCGCCAAGTCCTTCTTCACCAGCGACGGCCCGGTCGAGCACGACGAGCCCCGCCGGGTCCTCGCCCGCGACTTCACCGCCCGCCGGATGCAGGCGCTGCGCGACCACATCCAGGAGATCACCGACCAGCTGATCGACTCGATGCTGGCCGGGCCGAATCCGGTCGACCTGGTCGAGGCGTTCGCCCTGCCCGTGCCCTCCCTGATGATCTGCGAGCTGCTCGGCGTCCCGTTCAGCGCGCAGGACGACTTCCACCACCTCACCAAGGCGTTCGTCGACCGGGCCTCGACCCCGCAGGACACCGTCGCCGCCACCGACCGGCTGCTCGACCTGCTGGGCGGCCTGCTCGACGAGAAGGTCACCGACCCCGCCGACGACCTGCTCAGCCGACTGGCCCAGGAACAGCTCAAGACCGGTGTCCGCACCCGTGACGAGCTCGCGAAGATGGCGCTGCTGCTCCTCACCGCGGGCCACGAGACCTCGGCGAACATGATCGCCCTGGGCACGGCGGCCCTCCTCAGCCACCCGGACCAGTTGGAGAAGGTACGGACCCACGCCGACGACCCGGCGCTGATCGCGAGCACCGTCGAGGAACTCCTGCGCTACCTCACCGTCGTCCACAGCGGCCTGCGCCGGGTCGCCGGCGAGGACATGGAGATCGGCGGGCAGCTCATCCGCAAGGGCGAGGGCATCGTCTGCGCGATCGACACCGGCAACCGCGACCCGCGGGCGTTCGAGACCGGGACGACGCTCCCCGCGGACGACCTGGACGTCACCCGCCCCGCCCGCCACCACCTCGCCTTCAGCTTCGGCGTCCACCAGTGCCTGGGACAGCAACTGGCCCGCGTGGAGCTCCAGGTCGTCTTCAGCACCCTCTTCCGCCGCATCCCCACGCTGGCCCTCGCCCAGCCGCTCGGCGACATCGATTTCAAGAACGACATGTCGATCTACGGAGCCCATTCGCTCCTGGTGACCTGGTAA
- a CDS encoding ferredoxin, producing the protein MKIHIDEAKCVGGGQCVVASPDVFDQRDEDGVAFLLVENPGPDLHASVREAALLCPALAIEVDER; encoded by the coding sequence ATGAAGATCCACATCGACGAGGCCAAATGCGTGGGCGGCGGGCAGTGCGTGGTCGCCTCGCCCGACGTCTTCGACCAGCGTGACGAGGACGGCGTCGCCTTCCTGCTCGTCGAGAACCCCGGCCCCGACCTGCACGCGTCCGTCCGCGAAGCGGCGCTGCTCTGCCCCGCCCTCGCCATCGAGGTGGACGAGCGATGA
- a CDS encoding enoyl-CoA hydratase-related protein, translating into MTDTVIFTVADGVATLAMNRPERRNSFTIEMADGLLDGLERAENDPAVRAVVLTSTGAHWGVGRDNSDTAPPPYPPGDHLQGRTSLLHYTRLVHFMYDMNTPTIAEMRGGIAGAHLSFALGCDFRYADTTAVLSTAFVKVAFAGDLGASWHLTRLVGPTKARELMLLSPKLRGQEIADRGLVNAVLPPEELSAKVRETAEQLASFSPHAVARTRRNLLAAQTLSLGDYLPLEAETYAWCAASPDAEEARLAFVEKRAPRFGTDA; encoded by the coding sequence ATGACGGACACCGTCATTTTCACGGTCGCCGACGGCGTCGCCACCCTCGCGATGAACCGTCCCGAGCGCCGCAACTCCTTCACCATCGAGATGGCCGACGGCCTGCTCGACGGCCTCGAACGCGCCGAGAACGACCCGGCCGTGCGCGCCGTCGTTCTCACGAGCACCGGCGCCCACTGGGGCGTCGGCCGGGACAACTCCGACACCGCGCCGCCCCCGTACCCGCCGGGCGACCACCTCCAGGGCCGCACCTCGCTGCTGCACTACACCCGCCTCGTCCACTTCATGTACGACATGAACACGCCGACCATCGCGGAGATGCGCGGCGGCATCGCCGGCGCCCACCTGTCCTTCGCGCTCGGCTGCGACTTCCGGTACGCCGACACGACCGCCGTGCTCAGCACCGCGTTCGTCAAGGTCGCCTTCGCCGGCGACCTCGGGGCGTCCTGGCACCTCACCCGCCTGGTCGGCCCGACGAAGGCCAGGGAACTGATGCTGCTCTCACCGAAGTTGCGCGGCCAGGAGATCGCCGACCGGGGGCTGGTCAACGCGGTGCTGCCCCCGGAGGAGCTCTCCGCGAAGGTCAGGGAGACCGCCGAGCAGCTCGCGTCCTTCTCGCCGCACGCCGTCGCCCGCACCCGCCGCAACCTGCTGGCCGCCCAGACCCTCTCGCTCGGCGACTACCTGCCGCTGGAGGCCGAGACGTACGCCTGGTGCGCCGCGTCGCCCGACGCCGAGGAGGCACGTCTCGCGTTCGTCGAGAAGCGCGCGCCCCGCTTCGGCACGGACGCCTGA
- a CDS encoding CaiB/BaiF CoA-transferase family protein, with protein sequence MNSLPPSGLDTNGPLAGIRVLELGGIGPAPYAGMLLGDLGADVIRVDRPEEAGIANPAPVLHRGRRSLTLDLKHPESTAIVLALAADTDIVIEGFRPGVAERLGVGPEALLARNPALVYGRMTGWGQDGPLAQEPGHDINFIALTGALHAIGTREEPVIPLNLLGDMGGGGLLLAFGVVSALVSAGVTGRGQVVDTAMSDGSASLLAMVHGFLAQGRWKDERASNTIDGGCPWYGVYRCADDRHVALGIGDRRSYAALVDTLGLQDEPAFTHQYDRAAWPAMRERLTAVFAGRDRDAWARTFEGRGACVSPVLSLTEAPDHPHNAARGTFLAGADGGVEPAPVPRFSGTPAARPEPAPVVGAHTDEVLAQAGYAPEAVARLREDGVVR encoded by the coding sequence ATGAACTCCCTGCCCCCGTCGGGGCTCGACACCAACGGCCCGCTGGCCGGAATCCGCGTGCTGGAACTCGGCGGCATCGGCCCCGCCCCGTACGCGGGCATGCTCCTCGGCGACCTCGGCGCGGACGTCATCCGCGTCGACCGGCCCGAGGAGGCCGGGATCGCCAACCCCGCGCCGGTCCTGCACCGCGGCCGGCGCTCCCTCACCCTCGACCTCAAGCACCCGGAGAGCACGGCCATCGTGCTGGCGCTGGCCGCCGACACGGACATCGTGATCGAGGGCTTCCGCCCCGGCGTGGCCGAACGGCTCGGCGTGGGGCCCGAGGCGCTCCTCGCCCGCAATCCGGCGCTGGTCTACGGCCGGATGACCGGCTGGGGCCAGGACGGGCCGCTGGCCCAGGAGCCCGGACACGACATCAACTTCATCGCCCTCACCGGCGCGCTGCACGCGATCGGGACGCGCGAGGAACCGGTGATCCCGCTGAACCTCCTCGGCGACATGGGCGGCGGGGGCCTGCTCCTGGCCTTCGGCGTCGTGAGCGCGCTGGTCAGCGCGGGCGTCACCGGCCGCGGCCAGGTGGTCGACACCGCCATGTCCGACGGCTCCGCCTCCCTCCTCGCCATGGTCCACGGCTTCCTCGCCCAGGGCCGCTGGAAGGACGAGCGGGCGTCCAACACCATCGACGGCGGCTGCCCCTGGTACGGGGTCTACCGCTGCGCGGACGATCGCCATGTCGCCCTCGGCATCGGCGACCGGCGCTCCTACGCCGCGCTGGTGGACACCCTCGGACTCCAGGACGAGCCCGCCTTCACCCACCAGTACGACCGGGCCGCCTGGCCCGCCATGCGCGAGAGGCTCACCGCCGTGTTCGCGGGCCGGGACCGCGACGCGTGGGCGCGGACCTTCGAAGGCCGCGGCGCCTGCGTGAGCCCGGTCCTGTCCCTGACCGAGGCACCGGACCACCCCCACAACGCCGCCCGGGGGACCTTCCTCGCGGGTGCGGACGGCGGAGTCGAACCCGCCCCCGTACCCCGCTTCTCGGGCACGCCCGCCGCCCGTCCGGAACCCGCACCCGTCGTCGGCGCGCACACCGACGAGGTGCTCGCCCAGGCCGGCTACGCACCGGAGGCCGTCGCCCGCCTGCGCGAGGACGGCGTCGTGCGCTGA
- a CDS encoding SDR family oxidoreductase: MQESHSSRRTALVTGAARGIGRAVALELAHAGHDVAVVDVDFDGFRAYDDDQTRTVMSELEAAGARVLSTEASTTDAAAMEEVVARVTEEWGGLNAVVCNAGGGSGPLDGNRGSAVDLEQLDEVMRRNLFGTITTVQAALPALLDADRPAIVTMGSVTGVKPNDTGTYTHYGVSKAAVMHYTRYLAADLAPRGVRANCVAPGPIATGRLRMRAREIGERDAQRAEQLMASVGTEADVARAVRYLATPESQFMSGHILPLYR, translated from the coding sequence ATGCAGGAATCGCACAGCAGCAGGCGGACGGCCCTCGTGACCGGTGCCGCACGCGGCATCGGCCGGGCCGTCGCCCTGGAACTTGCGCACGCCGGGCACGACGTGGCCGTCGTCGACGTCGACTTCGACGGCTTCCGCGCCTACGACGACGACCAGACGCGGACGGTCATGAGCGAACTGGAGGCGGCGGGCGCCCGGGTCCTGTCCACGGAGGCGTCGACCACGGACGCGGCTGCCATGGAGGAGGTCGTGGCACGCGTCACCGAGGAGTGGGGCGGGCTGAACGCCGTCGTCTGCAACGCGGGCGGCGGCTCGGGACCGCTGGACGGGAACCGCGGTTCGGCCGTCGATCTGGAGCAGCTCGACGAGGTCATGCGCCGCAACCTCTTCGGCACCATCACCACGGTGCAGGCCGCGCTGCCCGCCCTGCTCGACGCCGACCGGCCCGCCATCGTCACCATGGGCTCCGTGACCGGGGTCAAGCCCAACGACACGGGCACGTACACGCACTACGGCGTCAGCAAGGCGGCCGTCATGCACTACACCCGCTACCTGGCCGCCGACCTCGCCCCGCGCGGGGTCCGCGCCAACTGCGTCGCGCCCGGCCCCATCGCGACGGGCCGGCTGCGGATGCGGGCCCGCGAGATCGGGGAGCGCGACGCCCAGCGCGCCGAGCAGCTGATGGCGAGCGTCGGCACCGAGGCGGACGTGGCCCGCGCCGTCCGCTACCTGGCCACCCCGGAGTCGCAGTTCATGTCCGGACACATCCTGCCGCTGTACCGCTGA
- a CDS encoding TetR/AcrR family transcriptional regulator, whose product MTEARPRSTRPRDRKQQIVAAASEQFRASGFHNVGISDIAEAVGISGPAVYRHFRGKQELLHATLVDAIDKNTQPFQGEYGDLREMLDAVAGAMLERRHTGVLWERELAHLPPEQRQELRTRYIATIEPLRTAMAAARPDLTAGGVELLLRAVIAVFATMSQHAGKVEPARARRLMTDLAVVLSEFRGLTADADADAAEARRRSVPRGRLLPVSRREAVLAVATRLFAERGYEAVGMEDIAAAAGGMAGPSLYHHFAGKSAILVAALTRCLEAMLFDLSAALEYAEEPGQALDGALHSFVRISIQHGDAMRALLHEIVNVPAEERQSVRRMQHDYVTEWTALVSGHRPELSSAEAELLTHTAHTVVTTLSQGDELWTRRALRREIVALGRTVLGLPADVPAED is encoded by the coding sequence ATGACCGAAGCCCGGCCGAGGAGCACACGCCCCCGGGACCGGAAGCAGCAGATCGTCGCTGCCGCCTCCGAGCAGTTCCGCGCGTCCGGATTCCACAACGTCGGCATCTCCGACATCGCCGAGGCGGTCGGCATCTCCGGCCCCGCCGTGTACCGGCACTTCCGGGGCAAGCAGGAACTGCTGCACGCCACGCTGGTCGACGCGATCGACAAGAACACCCAGCCCTTCCAGGGCGAGTACGGCGATCTGCGCGAGATGCTCGACGCGGTCGCCGGGGCGATGCTGGAGCGCCGGCACACCGGCGTGCTCTGGGAGCGGGAACTGGCGCACCTGCCGCCGGAGCAGCGCCAGGAGCTGCGCACCCGCTACATCGCGACCATAGAGCCCCTGCGCACCGCGATGGCCGCCGCCCGCCCCGACCTGACGGCCGGCGGCGTCGAGCTGCTGCTGCGCGCGGTCATCGCCGTCTTCGCCACCATGAGCCAGCACGCGGGGAAGGTCGAACCGGCCCGCGCCCGGCGGCTGATGACGGATCTCGCGGTGGTCCTGAGCGAGTTCCGCGGGCTCACCGCCGACGCGGACGCCGATGCCGCCGAGGCCCGCAGACGGTCCGTGCCGCGCGGCCGGCTGCTGCCGGTCTCGCGCCGCGAGGCGGTCCTCGCCGTCGCCACCCGGCTCTTCGCCGAACGGGGTTACGAGGCGGTCGGCATGGAGGACATCGCCGCCGCCGCGGGCGGTATGGCGGGCCCCAGCCTGTACCACCACTTCGCCGGGAAGTCCGCGATCCTCGTCGCGGCACTGACCCGCTGCCTGGAGGCGATGCTCTTCGACCTCTCGGCGGCCCTCGAGTACGCCGAGGAGCCCGGCCAGGCGCTCGACGGAGCCCTGCACTCCTTCGTGCGGATCAGCATCCAGCACGGCGACGCCATGCGGGCGCTGCTCCACGAGATCGTCAACGTACCGGCCGAGGAACGGCAGTCCGTCCGTCGGATGCAGCACGACTACGTCACCGAATGGACGGCGCTCGTCTCCGGCCACCGGCCCGAACTGTCCTCCGCGGAAGCCGAGTTGCTGACTCACACGGCGCACACCGTCGTCACCACGCTCAGCCAGGGTGACGAGCTCTGGACGCGTCGGGCACTCCGCCGGGAGATCGTCGCCCTGGGGCGCACCGTGCTCGGCCTCCCGGCGGATGTCCCTGCCGAGGACTGA
- a CDS encoding MFS transporter, giving the protein MAADSLPLSPPAPTGTAPARPRRRAWLMVAALLAFMLLNYADKAVVGLVGVDLLHDLHIDAGEFGVVQSGFFWLYAVGAVAGSFLIGRVPARWLLGGVALLWVLCLLPMVWSASFTVLLVSRMLLGFAEGPSAAIALGVAHSWFPAERRTLPTSFVVAGASFGPLVAAPVITAVVARFDWHAAFAVTAAAGLVWVVVWLLVGRDGPERVGHSGSTFAELPEHVPYRRLLTSGTVIGLTVLFFATYASVAVKISWLPLVLRQGLGYDATTTGWLVALTYGSGGVLMILFGAVSRALTKRGAGVRASRGVLSCVLVATAGLCTMFWPSLGRGPVQIFFLVVGTSLCVGAQGVAWALVSDVTPARQRGTVIGVMVSCYSMGGVLAPLVLGDLVNSAANPFDGYRLGFAGLGLLLLVAGLIAVRLVRPERDVVSFAAASPSAVDA; this is encoded by the coding sequence ATGGCTGCCGACTCCCTGCCCCTGTCCCCGCCCGCCCCCACCGGCACCGCGCCCGCGCGGCCCCGCCGCCGGGCCTGGCTCATGGTGGCGGCGCTCCTCGCCTTCATGCTTCTCAACTACGCCGACAAGGCCGTCGTCGGTCTCGTCGGCGTCGACCTGCTCCACGATCTCCACATCGACGCGGGCGAGTTCGGCGTCGTGCAGAGCGGGTTCTTCTGGCTCTACGCGGTGGGCGCCGTCGCGGGCAGCTTCCTCATCGGCCGGGTCCCCGCCCGCTGGCTGCTGGGCGGCGTCGCACTGCTCTGGGTGCTCTGCCTGCTCCCGATGGTCTGGAGCGCAAGCTTTACCGTGCTGCTGGTCAGCCGGATGCTCCTCGGGTTCGCCGAAGGCCCCTCGGCCGCCATAGCCCTCGGTGTCGCGCACAGCTGGTTCCCCGCCGAACGGCGCACGCTGCCCACCTCCTTCGTCGTCGCGGGCGCCTCGTTCGGCCCCCTCGTCGCCGCCCCGGTGATCACCGCCGTGGTCGCGCGCTTCGACTGGCACGCGGCGTTCGCCGTCACGGCCGCCGCGGGCCTGGTCTGGGTCGTCGTCTGGTTGCTCGTCGGCCGCGACGGTCCCGAGCGGGTCGGGCACTCGGGATCGACCTTCGCCGAACTGCCGGAGCACGTCCCCTACCGCCGTCTGCTCACCTCCGGCACCGTCATCGGGCTCACCGTCCTCTTCTTCGCCACCTACGCGAGCGTCGCGGTCAAGATCAGCTGGCTGCCGCTGGTCCTGCGCCAGGGCCTGGGGTACGACGCGACGACCACCGGGTGGCTGGTGGCGCTGACCTACGGCAGCGGCGGCGTCCTGATGATCCTCTTCGGGGCCGTCTCCCGCGCCCTGACCAAGCGGGGAGCGGGCGTCAGGGCCTCGCGCGGCGTGCTGTCCTGCGTCCTCGTCGCGACGGCCGGGTTGTGCACGATGTTCTGGCCGTCGCTCGGCCGCGGTCCGGTGCAGATCTTCTTCCTCGTCGTCGGCACGTCCCTGTGCGTGGGCGCGCAGGGTGTGGCCTGGGCGCTCGTCTCGGACGTCACCCCGGCCCGCCAGCGCGGCACGGTCATCGGCGTGATGGTCAGCTGCTACAGCATGGGCGGTGTCCTGGCGCCCCTGGTCCTCGGTGACCTGGTGAACAGCGCGGCGAATCCGTTCGACGGCTACCGGCTGGGCTTCGCCGGTCTCGGGCTCCTCCTGCTGGTCGCGGGGCTGATCGCGGTGCGGCTGGTGCGGCCGGAGCGTGACGTCGTGTCCTTCGCTGCCGCCTCCCCGTCGGCCGTTGACGCCTAG
- a CDS encoding enoyl-CoA hydratase/isomerase family protein has product MNSTERYSDYEHLAFHRDGHVLTVELNRPDDYNAIHIPLHSELARVFAEIRKDDEVRAVVLTGRGKAFSAGGNVLKGPRPGAGPVLDAFFKDARKIITDLLEVPQPVIAAINGPAVGLGATLALLCDITLMSRTAVISDPHVTVGVVAGDGGLIAWPWLVGMARAKEYLLTGDKLGAAEAERIGLVNRVVEPEQLLDEAQALAARLAGGTVRAIQGTKQALNRIWLDTAHLTLDAALATEKECFASGDHQRAVDVFRAAHAEAKAAKAAKALTEATA; this is encoded by the coding sequence ATGAACAGCACCGAGCGCTACTCCGACTACGAGCACCTGGCCTTCCACCGTGACGGACACGTGCTCACGGTGGAACTCAACCGCCCCGACGACTACAACGCGATCCACATTCCCCTGCACAGCGAACTGGCCCGGGTCTTCGCGGAGATCCGCAAGGACGACGAGGTCCGGGCCGTGGTGCTGACCGGCCGGGGCAAGGCGTTCTCCGCGGGCGGCAACGTCCTCAAGGGCCCCCGCCCCGGCGCCGGTCCGGTGCTCGACGCCTTCTTCAAGGACGCCCGCAAGATCATCACTGATCTGCTGGAGGTCCCTCAGCCGGTCATCGCGGCCATCAACGGGCCCGCCGTCGGCCTCGGTGCCACCCTCGCGCTGCTCTGCGACATCACGCTCATGTCGCGCACCGCGGTGATCTCCGACCCGCACGTGACGGTCGGCGTCGTCGCCGGCGACGGCGGCCTGATCGCCTGGCCCTGGCTGGTCGGCATGGCGCGCGCCAAGGAGTACCTGCTCACCGGCGACAAGCTCGGCGCCGCCGAGGCGGAGCGGATCGGACTCGTCAACCGCGTCGTCGAGCCCGAGCAGCTCCTCGACGAGGCGCAGGCCCTCGCCGCCCGCCTGGCCGGCGGCACGGTGCGCGCCATCCAGGGCACCAAGCAGGCTCTGAACCGCATCTGGCTCGACACCGCCCACCTCACCCTTGACGCGGCCCTCGCCACCGAGAAGGAGTGCTTCGCCTCGGGCGACCACCAGCGCGCGGTCGACGTCTTCCGCGCGGCCCACGCGGAGGCCAAGGCAGCCAAAGCGGCCAAGGCGCTGACGGAAGCCACCGCCTGA
- a CDS encoding long-chain fatty acid--CoA ligase codes for MMSPGQVAEAASLCHVFQATAAAVPDEIALRSSDGTVTLTWHQYEQRVRRIAAGLASLGVGRGSTVALMLTNRPEFHLVDAAVMHLGAASYSVYNTYPADQIAYLFSVAENDVVVCEEQFLDRVREAGRQAGTATVVCVDAEADGVIGLAALEAREPAGFDFDITWRAVTRDDLLTLIFTSGTTGAPKGVELTHGNVLFSLGSNMTSQTEITGGADLRGHMVSYLPDANLANRWSAHYGPIATGSTTTTVRDGKTVIQVLRDVHPTGFMGVPMIWYKIKAQIEQALAARAGQARTAFEDAFRLGTAAARAEVAGTTLSPAETKQLALADEQVLRPLREEFGLDRMWVTTSGGAPIAPEALEFFMALGVPLCEVWGMTETAAAGLANMPGRRRPGTVGQARHGVEVTLAADGELLLRSPGVMRGYRGEPEKTAEAVDADGWLHTGDVATIDADGYVRIVDRKKDVIINSSGKNMAPSHIENSVKLECPLIGSIVAIGDTRPHVTALITLDPDEARAFAAALGLGDTGPDALASHPEILAAVEEGVTKGNARLARVEQVRGFTVLPVFWEANGDELTATMKVRRKVVTEKYAKEIEALYARPADRGTAALR; via the coding sequence ATGATGTCGCCCGGACAGGTGGCAGAGGCCGCGAGCCTCTGCCATGTCTTCCAGGCCACCGCCGCCGCCGTCCCCGACGAGATCGCCCTGCGCTCGTCGGACGGCACGGTGACCCTCACCTGGCACCAGTACGAACAGCGGGTCCGCCGCATCGCGGCCGGTCTCGCCTCGCTCGGCGTGGGCCGCGGCAGCACCGTCGCGCTCATGCTCACCAACCGCCCCGAGTTCCACCTCGTCGACGCCGCCGTGATGCACCTCGGCGCCGCGTCGTACTCGGTCTACAACACCTACCCGGCCGACCAGATCGCGTACCTGTTCTCCGTGGCGGAGAACGACGTGGTCGTCTGCGAGGAGCAATTCCTCGACCGGGTCCGCGAGGCCGGCCGGCAGGCCGGGACCGCCACCGTCGTCTGCGTCGACGCCGAGGCGGACGGTGTCATCGGCCTCGCCGCCCTCGAAGCGCGGGAACCGGCGGGCTTCGACTTCGACATAACCTGGCGTGCGGTCACCCGCGACGACCTGCTCACCCTCATCTTCACCTCGGGCACCACCGGCGCCCCCAAGGGCGTCGAGCTGACCCACGGCAACGTGCTCTTCTCGCTGGGCAGCAACATGACCTCGCAGACCGAGATCACGGGCGGCGCCGACCTGCGCGGCCACATGGTCTCGTACCTGCCGGACGCCAACCTCGCCAACCGCTGGTCGGCCCACTACGGCCCCATCGCGACGGGGTCCACCACCACGACCGTCCGCGACGGCAAGACCGTGATCCAGGTCCTGCGGGACGTGCACCCCACCGGCTTCATGGGCGTGCCCATGATCTGGTACAAGATCAAGGCCCAGATCGAGCAGGCCCTCGCGGCCCGTGCCGGACAGGCCAGGACCGCGTTCGAGGACGCCTTCCGCCTCGGCACCGCCGCCGCCCGCGCCGAGGTGGCCGGCACCACCCTGTCCCCGGCCGAGACGAAGCAGCTCGCGCTCGCCGACGAGCAGGTGCTCCGGCCGCTGCGCGAGGAGTTCGGCCTCGACCGGATGTGGGTGACCACGTCCGGCGGAGCGCCGATCGCCCCCGAGGCCCTGGAGTTCTTCATGGCCCTCGGCGTGCCGCTCTGCGAGGTGTGGGGCATGACCGAGACCGCGGCGGCGGGACTGGCCAACATGCCCGGCAGGCGGCGCCCCGGAACCGTCGGCCAGGCCCGGCACGGCGTCGAGGTCACCCTCGCCGCCGACGGCGAACTGCTGCTGCGCAGCCCCGGCGTGATGCGCGGCTACCGGGGCGAACCGGAGAAGACGGCCGAGGCCGTCGACGCCGACGGCTGGCTGCACACCGGAGACGTCGCCACCATCGACGCCGACGGCTACGTCCGCATCGTCGACCGCAAGAAGGACGTGATCATCAACTCGTCCGGCAAGAACATGGCGCCGTCCCACATCGAGAACTCCGTCAAGTTGGAGTGCCCGCTGATCGGCTCCATCGTCGCCATCGGCGACACCCGCCCGCACGTGACCGCCCTGATCACCCTCGACCCCGACGAGGCGCGCGCCTTCGCCGCCGCACTCGGCCTCGGCGACACCGGCCCGGACGCCCTCGCCTCGCACCCGGAGATCCTGGCCGCCGTGGAGGAGGGCGTCACCAAGGGCAACGCCCGGCTCGCCCGCGTCGAGCAGGTCCGCGGCTTCACCGTCCTCCCCGTCTTCTGGGAGGCCAACGGAGATGAGCTGACGGCCACGATGAAGGTGCGGCGCAAGGTCGTCACCGAGAAGTACGCCAAGGAGATCGAGGCCCTCTACGCCCGCCCGGCCGACCGAGGTACGGCCGCACTCCGCTGA